The nucleotide window CGCGATGATGGCGGCGCGCACTGCGGCGACCCAACTCGGGTACCTGGTCGGGGCGGTCATGGGCGGCGTTGTGATCGCGGTGTGGGGCTACGCGGCCCTGGGGATCGCCCTGGCCCTGGGGCTGACGCTGTCCGCCAGCCTCATCCTCCTCGTCCGCGATCCCCTAGAGGAGCGCGCGCGGTCGTGAGCGGAGAGTTGGGGTGGAGGGCGGTCGGCCGCGGCAAAGGGTGAGCAAGAGCCAACGTCCGGTGCCATGTGCTCAGAGCCACGGGGGTCCCGCTCGCCGGGCTCCAGGTCGACCCCCGGCGGCCGCGGCTACAGCATCGGTAGCGTTTCTTCGTGGAGGAGGCACAGCCCGAGGTGCGACCAGCCGTCCTCCCCCGAGCAGCAGGTGCCGCAGCAGCCGACCCAGGGGAGGAGTGGTCAGCCTTGGCAGCTCGACTAGTAGGCAACAACCACGTCGCCATCACCGTCAGCGACCTCGATCGCAGCAGCGCGTGGTACTGCGACCTGTTCGGGCTGACGGTGGTGAGCAACGACGAGAACGTGGGGCCTCCATACTTCACGGATGTCCGGTATCGCGGCCTGTTCGATCTGACCACGTTCTCCTACGTCGTCGCGCTCTGCGAGCACCGAGACGGGGAACGTGTGTCGTTCGATCCCCGCCGGCCCGGTCTGGACCATGTGGGCTTCCACGTCCCCGAACGGAGCGACCTCGATGGCTGGGTTGAACGTCTGGACGAACGAGGGATCCCCCACTCCGGGATAAAGGAGGCACCCTACGCCG belongs to Actinomycetota bacterium and includes:
- a CDS encoding VOC family protein, whose product is MAARLVGNNHVAITVSDLDRSSAWYCDLFGLTVVSNDENVGPPYFTDVRYRGLFDLTTFSYVVALCEHRDGERVSFDPRRPGLDHVGFHVPERSDLDGWVERLDERGIPHSGIKEAPYADVISFRDPDDIALELAYVKVDFWADLIGRAS